A genomic region of Octopus sinensis unplaced genomic scaffold, ASM634580v1 Contig18751, whole genome shotgun sequence contains the following coding sequences:
- the LOC115231715 gene encoding uncharacterized protein LOC115231715, whose product MLNSDYLRRHDEVVKCVHLHICQMYGIKKNRKLKNHSVQSILSTQNVEIRVDTSIITENKVNFNKPDIFVYDKIKKEITLIEVGITSQDRLKQLEAEKLHKYDFLANELSLPYECQVKIIPVVLTWDSVVTRCFKNYMDKLYIEKSTMTYIQAVVLKRTLESMIIEHKHGMKITGEEYTSATDQLVEMACRQDIPFKDKRRTTTDAEIENEEKQAADSSPKRRRETTNQD is encoded by the coding sequence ATGCTCAATAGCGATTACCTCCGAAGACATGACGAGGTGGTTAAATGTGTCCATCTTCATATTTGTCAAATGTATGGAATCAAAAAGAACAGGAAATTAAAGAATCATTCAGTTCAGTCGATATTGTCAACTCAAAATGTAGAAATTAGAGTTGACACGTCaattataacagaaaataaagtcAATTTCAATAAACCGGATATCTTTGTTTATgacaaaattaaaaaggaaataacCTTAATCGAGGTGGGCATAACATCTCAGGACCGCTTAAAACAATTGGAAGCTGAGAAACTTCACAAATATGATTTCCTTGCAAATGAACTGTCACTACCCTACGAATGCCAAGTTAAAATTATTCCCGTGGTTCTGACCTGGGATAGTGTTGTCACAAGatgcttcaaaaattatatgGATAAACTATATATTGAAAAATCTACAATGACATACATCCAAGCGGTTGTGCTCAAAAGGACGCTAGAGAGCATGATAATTGAACACAAGCATGGAATGAAGATAACTGGCGAGGAATATACCTCTGCGACCGATCAACTAGTAGAAATGGCATGCCGCCAGGACATTCCATTCAAAGACAAAAGACGCACAACAACTGACGCAGAGATAGAGAATGAAGAGAAACAAGCAGCAGACTCTTCTCCTAAAAGGAGAAGAGAGACTACCAATCAGGATTGA